From a single Nakaseomyces glabratus chromosome H, complete sequence genomic region:
- the DUS1 gene encoding tRNA dihydrouridine synthase (CAGL0H04235g~Ortholog(s) have tRNA dihydrouridine synthase activity, role in tRNA modification and mitochondrion, nucleus localization), with protein MPEKKLPMKLKGRELFEKIGNPRHIVAPMVDQSELAWRVLSRRYGATLCYTPMFHAKLFATSEKYRREMWCDLDGDSKLDRPLVVQFCANDPEYLLQAAKLVEDKCDAVDLNLGCPQGIAKKGHYGSFLMEEWDLIHKLIKTLHENLNIPVTAKIRVFPDRQKTLDYAKMVLDAGAQFLTVHGRLREQKGQQTGLADWDIIKYLRENLPDNTVFFANGNILYPEDIDRCISQIKCDAVMSAEGNLYNPGVFNVHYIGDKDKTYPRVDVLLREYFEIIRNECKESLASRKAMKSHFFKLLRPFLPHYTDIRSNIAALNAKSDLKEWEDKVVIPVEEAVQELFKNPDIEDMIITHDKELWGGSYKTIPYWRCQPYFRPVNGVTGDKRIVQELESKKRKAEFSLDSQKEKEFKTE; from the coding sequence ATGcctgaaaagaaattgccAATGAAACTGAAGGGCAGGGAGCTTTTTGAGAAAATTGGAAATCCTAGGCACATTGTAGCTCCCATGGTGGATCAATCTGAACTGGCTTGGAGGGTACTATCTAGAAGATATGGTGCCACATTGTGTTACACACCGATGTTTCACGCCAAACTATTTGCTACATctgaaaaatatagaagGGAAATGTGGTGCGATCTGGATGGCGACTCTAAATTGGATAGGCCTTTAGTGGTTCAGTTTTGTGCTAATGATCCAGAGTATTTACTACAGGCGGCGAAGCTCGTGGAAGATAAATGTGATGCCGTCGATTTAAACTTAGGGTGCCCTCAAGGTATCGCCAAAAAAGGACATTATGGTTCGTTTTTAATGGAAGAATGGGATTTAATCCATAAACTAATCAAAACATTACAtgaaaatttgaatatacCAGTCACAGCTAAAATAAGAGTATTCCCGGATAGACAGAAAACATTGGATTATGCAAAAATGGTTCTAGATGCCGGCGCTCAATTTTTGACTGTTCATGGGAGACTTCGAGAACAAAAAGGCCAACAAACTGGTTTAGCTGATTGGGATATCATTAAATATCTGAGAGAGAATTTACCGGATAATACGGTCTTCTTTGCTAATGgtaatattctttatcCTGAAGATATTGACAGGTGTATTTCTCAAATTAAATGCGATGCAGTGATGAGTGCGGAGGGTAATCTATATAATCCTGGCGTGTTCAATGTGCATTACATTGGTGATAAAGATAAAACATATCCTCGTGTCGACGTGCTATTAAGAGAGTATTTTGAGATAATAAGAAATGAGTGTAAGGAATCACTAGCATCTCGTAAAGCAATGAAATCACACTTTTTCAAGCTGCTCAGACCATTTTTACCACATTATACAGATATTAGGAGCAATATTGCTGCATTAAACGCTAAATCAGATTTAAAAGAATGGGAAGATAAGGTTGTAATACCAGTAGAAGAAGCGGTACAGGAGCTTTTCAAAAACCCAGACATTGAAGATATGATAATTACGCATGATAAGGAACTATGGGGCGGTTCATACAAGACAATTCCGTACTGGAGGTGCCAGCCTTACTTTAGGCCGGTGAACGGTGTGACCGGTGACAAACGTATAGTACAAGAGTTAGAGtccaagaaaagaaaagcagAATTTTCTCTAGACAGTCAAAAGGAGAAAGAGTTTAAGACAGAGTAA